In the genome of Ziziphus jujuba cultivar Dongzao chromosome 10, ASM3175591v1, the window AAAAAGGATCATGCTATAAGAAAACACACTGGACACAAGGTCATTgaagttttatctttattatgataaagtgaagctgattatcaatgttaattctagatggctatgaatatactccaaaaacaaatattagtggaatgaataatgcttagtatacctatcattgttctttttgttgttttttttttttaaatagaccatttcatgtctttgagtatatgaatattgcaatatctgttctccttttgctagttaactagtttattattcttttaatttcctatcCTTTAATGCTATCTTGCTGTGTATTGAGACACTTAAACCCATTTTAGCTTCAATATTGTACAAGTTAAGTTATTTTAAGTGCTTGATATATTATATCCTTATAACTATACTATTGGTTTCTTCTAGGaagttatggaaaaaaaatggatattatGTCATGATAAGTTGCCAGATTGAATACACAAATGGTGttaaatcatttattgaatTGGCTAAACATCATTTAGATGAAGATAATAGGACTAGATGTCCTTGTCGATATTGTCGGAATGTGTATTTCCAAGATATAAGTGTAGTTGAACGACATTTATGGGTGAAAGGATTTTCACCAGATTATCACAGTTGGATTTATCATGGAGAGGCATTGAATTTTCAAGGtattgaaatgggttttgaggaagatgatgaagctGTTGAACATGATAGGGAAaaagatgataatgatgatatcaTGGTAGCATTGCAAGATGCTGCAGGTGACATGGATATTGATGTAGATGCATATGAAGGTCACATTGGAGATCAAGATCatagaaataaagaattttcaGGATTATTTGCTGAAGTTGAAAGCGAGTTATATCCAGGGTGTACAAAGTTCTCTGCATTGACTTTTTTGGTCAGGTTAATGCATATAAAAGCTTTAAACCATTAAAGTAACAAGTCATTTAGTATGTTGCTTGAACTTCTCAAGGAAGCACTTCCAGAGGGTACTAAATTGCCAAAGTCTTACTACAAGGCAAAATGTACACTTCATGCACTTGGATTAGGATATGAAATGATTCATGCTTGTAAATGGGATTGTGCATTGTTTTGGAAGGAATCAGCTGAATTGGATAAATGTCCAATATATGCTGAACCGAGATACAAATTTCAAGGTACTGAGGGGAAAAGGATCCCTCAAAAGGTGCTTCGATATTTTCCTATCACTCCAAGATTGCAAAGATTATTTACATTTCGCCATACTGCTATTGATATGAGATGGCATAAAGAGAAGCGTCCTAACACAAATGGAGTATTGAGGCATCCAGCAGATGGAGAAGCATGGAAGCACTTTGATGAACAATATCCGATATTTGCTTTGGATCCTCGTAATGTCCGGTTAGGTGCTGCCACTGATGGATTTAATCCTTTTAGTAACATGAGTACTTCGTATAGCATGTGGCCAGTGATGTCAGTGCCTTATAACCTGCCACCTTGGAAGTGCATGAAAGAGACTTTTTCGATGATGTCACTATTAATACCAGGCCCAACGGCACCTGGAAAAGACATTGATGTGTACTTACGGCCTATGATTGATGAATTGAAAGATCTATGGACAAATGGTGTCACCACTTATGACATCTCTAAAAAGGAGAGGTTTACAATGCATGCAGCAGTGTTGTGGACAATACATGA includes:
- the LOC107410567 gene encoding uncharacterized protein LOC107410567 gives rise to the protein MISCQIEYTNGVKSFIELAKHHLDEDNRTRCPCRYCRNVYFQDISVVERHLWVKGFSPDYHSWIYHGEALNFQGIEMGFEEDDEAVEHDREKDDNDDIMVALQDAAGDMDIDVDAYEGHIGDQDHRNKEFSGLFAEVESELYPGCTKFSALTFLVSMLLELLKEALPEGTKLPKSYYKAKCTLHALGLGYEMIHACKWDCALFWKESAELDKCPIYAEPRYKFQGTEGKRIPQKVLRYFPITPRLQRLFTFRHTAIDMRWHKEKRPNTNGVLRHPADGEAWKHFDEQYPIFALDPRNVRLGAATDGFNPFSNMSTSYSMWPVMSVPYNLPPWKCMKETFSMMSLLIPGPTAPGKDIDVYLRPMIDELKDLWTNGVTTYDISKKERFTMHAAVLWTIHDFPAYGTLSGWSTKGYKACLT